A window of the Thalassophryne amazonica chromosome 11, fThaAma1.1, whole genome shotgun sequence genome harbors these coding sequences:
- the LOC117519689 gene encoding uncharacterized protein LOC117519689, which yields METPRLLPLVVIKRGHDFTLTCSLSQKPQLFYLYKLKFGYMVQTVATAAYETISLQGQFNNSRFKFIKDNACYHLTIRNVNTEDDAAYFCHAGSAYDLDFINGTLLVVNDDTNEHNSVYVKQSPEVESVRPGETMTLQCSSLSKNKEKAGRCSDEPRVHWFKAASGESNPGLIYSYGNMRAQCGQMSCVYNLSKTMQDSSDTGMYYCAVVTCGEILFGQGTKVQTGMSLKSFFLT from the exons ATGGAGACTCCTCGCCTGCTCCCTCTGGTTGTCATCAAACGCGGTCATGATTTCACTCTGACTTGTTCGTTGTCCCAGAAACCTCAGTTGTTTTACTTGTACAAGCTGAAGTttggatacatggtccaaacagtAGCTACAGCTGCTTATGAAACAATAAGTCTTCAAGGACAGTTTAATAACTCACGTTTCAAGTTCATAAAAGACAACGCTTGTTATCATCTTACTATCAGAAATGTGAACACAGAAGACGATGCAGCTTACTTCTGTCATGCAGGATCAGCGTACGACCTGGACTTCATTAATGGAACACTTTTGGTTGTGAATG ATGACACAAATGAGCACAACTCCGTCTATGTCAAACAAAGCCCAGAGGTAGAGTCGGTCCGGCCGGGTGAAACAATGACCCTCCAGTGTTCAAGTCTGTCCAAGAACAAAGAAAAAGCAGGTCGTTGTTCAGATGAACCCCGTGTGCACTGGTTCAAAGCTGCATCTGGAGAATCCAATCCAGGATTAATTTACTCTTATGGAAACATGAGGGCCCAGTGTGGACAAATGAGCTGCGTCTACAATCTGTCCAAAACGATGCAGGACTCCTCTGATACTGGGATGTACTACTGTGCTGTGGTCACCTGTGGGGAGATCCTGTttggacaaggaactaaagtgcaGACAGGTATGtctttaaaatctttttttttaacatga